acactcaaccagatataacacacgtacagacaaacagtgCATGTACAGGACAAGTGTTCATCTATACAAGTTCATCTATACTCTACTATTTTATGAATAGTAGAGTTTCGGACAgtcagtgtgagcggttcctttggtcgttcagtattttcactgcccgtggaaagaagctattcctcagcttggtggtgttggctctgatcctcctgtatctcttccccaacaggagcagctgaaaggtgccaTGTGCAGGGTGGACAGGGTCCTCAGTGAATTTTGCActctctcttcagacaatgatcccgggaGGACCCAGCCACTTagtcccactctgtctgtaaggagtttgtacattctcccccgtgtctgcgtgggttttctctgggggctctggtttcctcccaccatccataaCATACCAGGGGGTGtacgttaatggggtgtaaatttggcggctcGGACTCgagggctggaagagcctgtgactgtgcagtatgtctaaatttaatcctGTCCTTGCACCTTTCACCAATACGGGACATCCCAGGCAGGGTATAACATCCAACACAAcccatacagcccagtaacaggcccagaggcccgtgccacccaattacacccaactgtcTTACAACCCCCGGTCcgttttttaaatagtgggagaagctggagcccccagaggaaacgtacaaactccttacagacagcgcaggctTTGAACCCGGGTTTTTGGTGCTGTAGcagagttgcgctaactgctacttgCCACccagctatgctaaccatgtcacccaacACTCACCGTGACGTTACaacccattcagcccatcgttTGCCTGCTAGCTCTTGGCCATTGCATTTTCACATTCATTTCCTCCAATGATTCATTCTCCCAACATCATTGTACCAATCGAAATTTATCAGTGCGgagacaggcccttctgcccagcCAGCCTGTGCTGACCAGCATCCACCCATTTACACTGATTGCGTTTTCTTCACCCCTATTCCCATTGACTCCCCCAGATTCTTCCCCTTACCCACAcactggggcggggggggtgttCTACACCGACTGATTAACCCACTGTCACCCTCTCAGATGTGCTCCCTCCTGTCCTGGATAATAGACTCACCCCACCCTGGTCTCAACCACTGAGCCGACCCTTTCAGAAGGAACCGTCCTGGCCCAATGTTTCTCCCAGAGTAacccacagattcactgctctctggctgaaccagttcctcctcatctccatcttaaacctTGAGACTAGGTGCCTGAGTTTGTCTCATCTGTCTATGAAAACATGTCTATGTCCtttgttcttctaaattccagcaaatacaGTTCAGAACAACTCAATATTTTCCCTCATCTGTGGAATCTTCTCGAAAGCCAGTCGATCCTTTCCCCAACAAGGAGACCAGAGCCACCCACAGCTCTTTGGGAGCCTATGCTAAATTCTCTTCCTTTCTTCATGGCAGGGCTGGCAATCGGCTCAGTTTCCCGGGAGTGTGATCGACTCTCCCATCGAGGGCATTGGAGACAGCAAGATGCCACCAGAGCAGCAACCTCTGCTCTTACTGCTGCGATCACAGAAGAGGTAATGCccagaaggggggtgggggaggggggaagaaagagagagtgggcaagagagaatgagagagagtggtgagatggagggagggagagagagagggaaaaagagaaaggagagtGGGAGAATGAAGCTggcaagagagaggggggattaggagagaggggagagaaagtgggtggaaagataaagggaggggagagagggagagagaagggatagtGGGAGAGAAGAgcgatgagagagggagggagattgggagtgaggggagagagagggaggggaattagGAGAGAGGGGAGACAAAGTGGGTGGGGAGacaaagtgaggggagagagagtggggagagaatggagagagagagagaagggatagTGGGAGAGAGGAgcgatgagagagggagggagattgggagagagaaggtggggcgaaagagggagggggattaAGAGGGAGAGTAAATGGGTGGGGAGacaaagggaggggagagagtgggggagaggatggagagagaagggatagtgggagagagggagggagggagattggagagagtgaggcagCGAGAGAAGGTGAGGGACAGCAAAGGTGGGGAGAGCTAGGTGGTGAGGGatagagtggggagagagagatggaggagaggtggggttggatgagaaagagggagggaggcaatttattgtcatgcaggtacaatgtacagatgcactgaaattcttgcttgctgcacccACAAAGATAtcaaaaatacacaagaaaacCATAGATAAACCATACAGCCATATAACAataacagcatagaaacaggccaacttgaccTTTCtcgtccatgccaaacactttctcccacctcacCCCACTGACATGCACTCAACccttaaccctccattcctttcccatccacgtGCATATCCAACTTCACTTTAAGTGTTAACATTGAGCCTGCCTCCATCACTTCGTCCGGAAGCTCGTTCCGCACACCCACCACCTCtcaatgtttcctctaaacttttgcccccaactctcagctcacgtcctcttgtttgtaactccccctttcttaaaggaaaaagcttcTAATCGTCcactctatctctacccctaaTTATTTTGAatgcctcaatcaaatcccctctcaaccttctacgctccaaagaataaagactgaacttatttaaccttttccTATAACTTATGCAACatttctagtaaatcttctctgcactctctccaatttgttgatatctttcctatactttggtgaccaaaactgtacacaatactccaagtttggcctcaccaatggcttgtacaattttaacgTCATATCCCAGCTCCTTGACTCAATGCTCTGATCTATAAAGGTCAGTATttcataagctttcttcaccaatCTATCCACttgtgacttcaccttcagggaacaatgtaccattattcctagatccctctgttctactgcactcttcagtgcccaaccattcaccatctatgtcctattttgattagccctacccAAATGTAAACACCTCACTCTTATCTCTATTAAACTCCAACTGCCAtctctcagcccactcttctaactggcctaaatccctctgcaagctttgaaacctttCCTCACTATACACAGCTCCGCCCATCTTAGCATCATTCGCATATTTATTAATCCAATtgaccaccccatcatccagatcactaaatgtatatgacaaacagtaatGGACCCAATACCGAACCCAGAGACTCTCCACTAGTCATtggcttccaatctgacaaacatttacctactctctggcatcttccaTTCAACCATGGCTGAATCCATTTTACTCTTCcaatgttaatacctaatgatcGAACTTTCCCTgaagaaccttatcaaaggccttactaaagtccatatatatatatatatatatatacaacatccactgccttttactctcatcaactttcctagtaacctcctcaaaaaatctgATGttggtcaaacatgatcttcccctcacaaatcctTTGACCGTTCCTAATCAAACCCCGCagatccaaatatttatatatgccatctctaagaatactctgTCTGTCtgttgctctctctccctcttcccttttccctgtctccttccccCAGCTTTGCTTCCATAGAACCTCCCACCcttaaatcaattctcacctttcctttcccgTCTTCTTGTCATATTCAATATTCAACACCTTTTGCCTTTTGCTCTGCCctgccttcccttctccccagccttttaattcagatgcctgcctgctttttattcataccttgaggaagggctcaggcccgaaaagttggtACTATcgctttacctcctacggacgctgagatcctccagcatttctgtgtttttctctacaatcacagcatctgcagactttcgtgtttcacttcacaTGGATTTCGACACTGAACAGAAGATCAGTGCCCGTGATGGACTTGACGAAGCTCTTGTCTACGCTGAACAGGAAATCGGTGCCTGCGACGGCCTTGACGAAGTTTGCTGCTCTCGGCAGACTTCTGCCTTCCCGGGCACTCGAGATTCCAAGCCAACGTGATGTGTGAGGCGTTTCCCATGATCCCCTGCAAAGCCTTGTGCCACAAATCTGGTGGtcagtggtgggcctcagggatcggtgctgggatcattgtcttttgtcataatgcggtaaattggatcagcaagcttgcagatggcactaaaattggaggtgtgGTGGACATCGAGGGATCAAAGgttgaagagggatctggaccagctggaaaaatgggcagaaaaatggcagatggagtttaatgcagacaagagtgaagtgttgtattttggaaggacaaatcaagaagggacatacacagtaaatatcgggcactgaggagtgcagtagaacagagggatctgggaatacagatacaccattccctgaaagtggtgtcatgggTAGATAGGATCAAAAAGAGagattttggtatattggcctttataaagtattgagtataagagttgggatgttatggaaaagttgtataagacattggtggggcCATATTTGGTgcattgtgtggagttttggtcaccggactacagcaaagatatcaataagatagaaagagtgcagagaagatttactgggatgttgcttggacttcaggaactgagctacagggaaaggttaaacaggttaggacttcattccctgaagtgtagaagcatgaggggagatttgatcgaggtatttaaaattatgagggggacagacagaataaatgtaggtagctttatccactgaggggccgtgagatacaaactagaggacatgggtgaagggtgaaaggggaaaagtttaggggaatatgagtgggaacttcttcattctgagagtggtgaatgtggggtgaatgttaacatttaagaggaatttgaacatggtcatggatgggagagggatggagggctatggactgagtgtagGTCactgggacgaggcagaataatagtttggcatagactagaagggccaaagaggcctgtttctgtgttgtaatgttctatgattccatGGGTCACTGGGAACGTTGGCCAAAACTGCCCAAATATGGCGGCATATCGTGCCAAAGTCTATTTAATGGATGTTTCTTGCACTCAGGATATCGGGGTGTGGACAGGGTGAAGTGCGTATCCCACCGGCCTCACCTTGCGATCGTGAGGTAGCCTTCCCTGTGAGtatctcctcccccaccacagtCTGTCCGTGTTTAGCAGTCCCTCCCTCTGTCCCAGCATTTACCCCTTCCCTCTATCCCAGTGTTTACCACCATTGTGATCCAGTGTTCACCCCTTCCCTCTGACCCAGTGTTGACCCCCTCCCTCTGTCCCAGTGTTTACCTCCTCCCTCTGTTCCAATGATTACCCTCTTCTTCtgtcccctctccctctgtccGTGTTTATCCCTTCTGTCCAAATGTTTATCACCTTCCTCTGTCCCAGTGTTTATCACAACTCTGACCCAGTGTttaccccttccctctgtcccaatTTACCCCCTCCCTCTGTCCCAGTGTTTACCCTCTCCCTCTGTCCGTGTTGACCCCTTCTGTCCTAATGTTTATCACTTTCGACTGTTCCAGTGTTTACCCACACTTTGATCCAGTGTTTACCCCTTCCATCTGACCCATTGTTTACCCCTTCCCTCTGTttaccccttccctctgtctgtgTTTAtcccatccctccatcccagtatTTACCTCCTACCTCTGTTCCAATGATTACCTCTTCCTCTGTCCCAATGTTTACCCCCTTCCTCTACCCCAGTTTTTACCCCCTCCCTCTGTCCCAGTGTTTACCCCCCTCTCTGTCCCAGTGTTtaacccctccctccatcccagtacttaccccctcccccatcgaccCAGTGCCCCCTGTTTTTGGTGATAGCCACCACACCCCCTGCTTGCTTCCGCAGGGCTGGGACTGCACACTCTTTCTCCTGGCTGGATACGCCAAGTACCGGCGTCCATACGTCTGGCTCCGATCCCACCCCCGGCAGCAGCTCCGGTCCACAGCCGGGCTCTCCACCCCATCCGACTGCCCGCTGAAGCTGGTCTCCACCCAGGACCCACCTCAGGGAGGTAAGTATGCTGCCGGGACCCCTGTGCTTGCTCAGACCCCCTCACACTCATGGCCAGGATGACCTCACACTGGGACCCCTCACACTGGGACCTTTCACACAGAGACCCCCTCATACCGGGACCCCCTCATACTGGGATCCCCTCACATTAGGATCGCCTCTCTGCCCTTGTTTTACTTCATCCTTCTCTCCTGTACATTGGTgacccctctctttttctcttcaccttcctctctcactccccccatcaccccccctcGCTTATCCCtcatccctctcccttctctttcccttccccctctctctcctctccctcacctctatccctccctctctctccatcaccctctctctgctcctctcctcccctcttctccccctccctcctctgcaGCCGGACTGATCTGGGAGATCATTGCTGAGTTGGTGAACCTCTGCACCCACCCTCCGCCCCCTAACCCCTTCAGCCTGGACCTGCGCCACTTTGAGTGCCTCCCCCTGACCGAGCGGTTCCTGGCCTCGGGAGCCACAATCAGCTTCCTGCAGAAACTCCTCATCGACGGAGACCGGGAAAAGCCCTATTACAGCAAAGGTGGGTTGGGGTGGAAGCCCCTCCACACCCCTTCTCTCCCATGTGACGCCAGAACATGAGGGAGGAGGAGTCAGTTCAAATAAATCTCTCCAAACTCCAGAGTTTGTAGCGATGGCGTTCCTGTTGTGTAACATGTCGAGCCTTCCCTGTGGTTCATTCTCGCATTGTATGTGGGCTCGTGAGGTAagatgttgtattttggaaggacaaaccaagaaaggatatacatgcTGAGGtgtgcggtagaacagaaggatctgggaatacggatatataattccctgaacgtGGTGTCactggtggatagggttgtaaagagatatattgaccttcataaatcaaagatttgaggacaggagttggaatgttatggtaaagttgtcttagattttggtgaggccaaatttggagcattgtgtgcagttttggtcaccagactgcaggaaagatatcaattagattgcagagaagatttactaggatgagtGGCGGATTAATGACACCTAAGACCTagactgagctttagtaagggcccctcccccccaaccttaACTCCCTGCCCCATGGCCCCCACCCTtgtttgaatagaataaagtgaaattgttcaaTTTATTAGCCTTTGGACGCGATGGCCTCACATATCCTAAATTTATCCGCGAGGGATGCGCTGGGAATACATCAGTTGGTGTTGGGTTGGAGGgaaaacttcattaaaatcaaacaaaactttaaCTCACAGAAGCCTTGCGCTAGCCCTGAATGATTTGAAAAGTCTATAAGCTAccaaaggataaataaaatcagttctaaaaaaaaacaatctcaaTATAAAATAACACAGGAGAAGGGAGaatcttttttaaagaaaaataagccCCCTGTAACCGACCCTCCCTGAGTCGAGCAGGAGGCAGACCTCAGATTCGCATGGGCGTACAAACGCGGGCATTTGCCGGGACCGGTGGGACCCCAAATTGATAGTCGGGACCGAGACCCCGCTGCTGACTGACGGGGAGCCTGGTACTTCCGCAAGACATGATTGACGGGCAGACCCAGGACTAACTCGAGCCCATATTGACAAGTGGTTATGTTGATGAACCAGTGGTTGTGACAGGCCCTCCTTTCCATTCCGGGCCCCTAGTCTTCAGCCTTACTcaacctaatggttaatccaccactgactAGAATGTGGCCCAAATTtccggaactgagttacagggtaaggttcAACAGTGTAGAAGAACAAGGGAagagtgcttctcaaccttcccttccctcccacaccctaccttaagcaaccccttactaatcacagagccatgatggccttcttcttcttctttggcttggcttcgtggacgaagatttgtggaggggtacgtccacatctgctgcatgcttgttggtgactgacaagtccgatgcgggacaggcaggcacggttgcaacggttgcaagggaaaattggttggttgtggttggatgttgggtttttcctcctttgtcttttgtcagtgaggtgggctctgcggtgttcttcaaaggaggttgctgcccaccgaactgtgaggtgccaagatgcacggttggaggcgatatcagcccactggcggtggtcaatgtggcaggcaccaagagatttctttaagccctgatggcctagggatggcttaaagtgggatgtgagtggaaagagaaaggttgaaaaccactgttttaatcgtccctcattgactcgttatgtgcaccgttttagagctccaaaggaaatgggccaatgacgaattttcacaagcaaaataattcagtaacaattgggtctagagcagtggttctcaaccttcccttccccactcacatcccaccttaagcaaccccttactaatcacagagcaccgatggcctcgggatgacttaaagtgagatgtgagtggaaagagaaaggttgagaactgctgtgatagatgtatttaaaataataaggggtatagacagagttaatgtaggtcggctttttccactgaggggagatgagatacaaaccagaggacacagagtcaaagtgaaaggggaaaggtttagggggagattcttcacacagagagtggtgggagtgtggaatgagctgaagtgggctcaatttaacacttaagaagaatttggacaggtacatggatgggagtggtatagaatgggtgcaggtcagtgggactcagcaAAAGGATGgatcagcatagactagaagggctgtaatgttctatgtttctttcACGAGCAGTTTAGCAAGTCAACCCCAACATTCAAATGGCCGTGCACAGTAGAATAGGAGACTTTATCCCTAAGAGTGcagttggaaaggatgcagaggagaatgacgaggatgCTGCCAGAACTTGGGGGGCCTGAGccacagggagaggttgagcaggctggggctttattccttgaagcacaGGAGAATGGGGAGGTGTGATTTCCTGGAgatatgagaggaatagatgggACAAACACTTTTTCCATAGTCAGGGAATCGattaaccagaggacatgggtttaagatgagaggggagagatttaacctGAGGGGTAAAGCTTTTACCAAGACGGGtgtgtggaacaggctgccagaggaggtggttgaggcagggactattgcaatgtttaagaagatATTGGATGGATCCGTGGATAGGACGGGTTTAGAGGGGTgtggggccaaatgcaggcaggcagACCAGTATGGGTGGGACATTTGGATAGATCCATGGATAAGATGGGTTTAGAAGAATGTGGGGTCAAATGCAGACAGGTGGAACCAGCGTGGGTGGGACATGTAgatggatccatggataggacAGGTTTAGAGGAGGGATgtggggccaaacacaggcaggtgggacaaggGCGGGTGGGACATTTGGATGGATCCATGgacaggatgggtttagaggaagGATATGTGGCCAAACGCAGGCAGATAGGGCAAGGGTGGGTGGGGCATTTTGATCAGAGGCCTGACAATGTCCCGGACGCTGCCTTTCAGTGGTGGAAGAGCTGTGGACTCTGACCAGACTGCACGTCAGGGCCCTCCTGGAGGTGCAGAAGCTGAAGCtgagggagagagaagaagagGAGCAGAGAGAGCGCGAGGACGACAGCAGTTTATCCTCAAATGAGTGAGCTGACGTTCACACCCCAAACCTCCTCCAGTCTCCTACAAAAAAtgaggaggtcatgttgcaggttTGCaaaactggtgaggccacacttggtaTCATGTTCATTTTACTGATCGCCCCATTGTGGGAAGGATATGGAGGTTTTGCAAAGGtcgcagaagagatttactgggatgaacCACATGTAATGTGCGGCTCGTGGTAAAATGCTGCTTGAGATAGGAATCGTATGAGCCGGTGCTCAGAATGGTAGTTTTAGTGGACATAGCTTGcgattgaaaatatttggtatgtatacTGCATATATACACGAATAATGTAAAAATCAATCCCCCAATTATTGGCTccggctgcctgcccatctgaggtcCCGATTCCCCGACTGCAAACTTATCACCCGGCCGTCCAACTTAGCTCCCAACGCCACGATCGTGGACTTACCACCCAATTccgctgcccacccatccgacgCCCCAATTGTGGGCTTACCACCTGGTTCCGCCTatccgcccatctgagctcctgacgctcCGATTGATGCAGATACTTACCACGGTCAAAAGTAGAATGCGTGTAATAGTCGATCCCCTAAATTTTACCTTAAAAATTGGTCTCAAAAGTCGACTATTACGCACGTATATATAGTATGTGTACTTTTCGATTAttgaaattagcagtttaaaatctACATACATGAAATAAAAATTATTACGTACTTGCATttctttatgtgtgtgtgtatgtatgtatatatatatatatatatatgttttgtaacaaaaaagaacatagagcagtacagcacagtacaggcccttcggccctcgatgttgtgccgacccatatattcctaaaaaaagctacaccccccccccccccactgccccacaaccctccatttttctctgtctaagagtctcttaaacacccccaatgttccagcctccccgGCAAAGCATTCAAGTCACCTtcaactctttgtgtaaaaaaaaacgcccctaatgtctcccctaaatttccctcccttcactttatacagacgtcctctggtgtttgctgatccagcCCTAGGGGAGGGAAACAGGCGCTGACCATCCAACCCTgtccatgcctctcagaatcttgtcgaccttgatcaagtctcctttcatccttctatggCCCAAGGAGAAAAGAACCTGCTCTGCTCACCTGGCCTCGTGAGACTTACTTGTTTGAAATGTACGCGTAAGAGAAAATAGCGTGCATGCTATATTTTTGCAGctgtcaaacatctgaagtttatcgaaTGTGGCTCTtgagtttggccacccctgagttAGAGGGTACGTGTCGTGGGGAGAGGTCGGGCAAACTTAGGAGTGTTGAATACTGAGGGGGAGACCTGAAAAAAGTTGATAAACTAATGATCAGcattcaagattattgtcatgcaataaaacaggaaatgtaatattacaccataTTTTCTGTAGTTCCACTGTATGGGCAaaaaaagatttgccatcagcagaaatttcctggcgccccttacagccagatcacaagacaaaggaacagaaggtgGCCACTCGGCCCATCGAGGCTGTTCCGTAAacctacactagttccaatttctggccttttccccccgcatcccttgatgccctcactaatgagatacttgt
Above is a genomic segment from Narcine bancroftii isolate sNarBan1 chromosome 2, sNarBan1.hap1, whole genome shotgun sequence containing:
- the LOC138753056 gene encoding uncharacterized protein — translated: MVMDGRGMEGYGLSGWDCTLFLLAGYAKYRRPYVWLRSHPRQQLRSTAGLSTPSDCPLKLVSTQDPPQGAGLIWEIIAELVNLCTHPPPPNPFSLDLRHFECLPLTERFLASGATISFLQKLLIDGDREKPYYSKVVEELWTLTRLHVRALLEVQKLKLREREEEEQREREDDSSLSSNE